In Uranotaenia lowii strain MFRU-FL chromosome 2, ASM2978415v1, whole genome shotgun sequence, one genomic interval encodes:
- the LOC129743968 gene encoding uncharacterized protein LOC129743968: MYRNNRVALLMIALCFCQAQKLSIKHFGNDPILLVKERECKIQIGTIKIVHPINLSSIEEATETLISFSYRNNVETNNPLKNILKYKAKQLYNNLYQLKPRTHHRSKRWDTIGTIWKWIAGTPDAADLQVINSTMNDLIDQNNQQFKVNENIDKRIQHLTNAIKEVMLPANINKIMMNDIEIITAIMNIDILNKMLEDIQDAIMLSKLSITHNRILSIREILAIRELIQDQGVNLNLPDEALQFVTPKFVTSSKMLLYLMHVPLLENSTTSDIMRLFPLVTNNRILYQYPTHILKTASKLYITEKPDNFVQKAAYLKELNDECLASLIDGKQTTCRYVVQNETSKELINDNTILIRNAKDQTLESTCGPDNRTINGNVLISFTNCTVIFDKENFTNNELESPIDIIERAFHNLKINWKQHKLYELEKINAETISNRKRLNHVYLQQYHLDLKFWKLIGSFSFIGTATVIIIVLLILRTYGTGRSFRREGVVIDRLTEAQHKLAETLASLETATTSSAPS, from the coding sequence aataacaGAGTAGCACTACTCATGATAGCATTATGCTTCTGTCAAGCACAAAAATTATCTATCAAACATTTTGGAAACGACCCAATCTTACTAGTAAAGGAAAGAGAATGTAAAATCCAAATTGGAACAATAAAAATAGTACATCcaataaatttatcatcaatagaAGAAGCGACAGAAACACTTATAAGTTTTTCCTATAGAAATAACGTTGAAACTAAcaacccactaaaaaacatccTTAAATATAAGGCAAAACAATTGTACAACAATCTATATCAATTGAAACCACGTACACATCACCGCTCGAAAAGATGGGACACTATTGGAACGATCTGGAAATGGATTGCTGGGACTCCGGACGCCGCAGACCTTCAAGTCATCAACAGTACCATGAACGATCTCattgatcaaaacaatcaacaatTTAAAGTTAACGAGAACATCGACAAGCGTATTCAGCACCTGACTAACGCCATCAAGGAAGTTATGTTACCAGCGAATATCAACAAAATTATGATGAACGACATTGAAATCATCACCGCAATTATGAACATAGACATTCTGAACAAAATGCTCGAAGACATCCAAGATGCCATCATGTTATCGAAATTATCGATAACACATAACAGAATATTGTCGATTCGAGAAATTTTGGCGATCAGAGAGTTAATCCAAGATCAAGGAGTAAACTTAAATCTGCCCGATGAAGCTTTACAGTTTGTCACACCAAAGTTTGTAACCAGCTCTAAAATGCTTCTGTACCTTATGCACGTTCCGTTACTGGAAAACTCGACAACATCGGATATTATGCGACTTTTTCCACTCGTAACAAATAACCGCATTTTGTACCAATACCCAACGCACATCTTGAAAACCGCCAGTAAATTGTACATTACTGAAAAACCAgacaattttgttcagaaagcAGCCTATCTAAAAGAACTTAATGATGAATGCTTAGCATCCCTCATTGATGGAAAACAAACCACTTGCCGTTATGTGGTACAGAATGAGACATCCAAGGAACTTATTAATGATAATACGATATTGATCAGAAATGCAAAAGATCAGACGCTAGAATCAACTTGTGGTCCAGATAACAGAACCATAAATGGAAATGTTCTCATTTCATTCACCAATTGTACCGTTATATTCGACAAAGAAAACTTTACGAACAACGAACTTGAAAGTCCAATCGATATCATCGAAAGAGCTTtccacaatttaaaaatcaattggaaaCAACACAAATTATATGAATTGGAGAAAATTAATGCTGAAACTATTTCTAACCGGAAAAGGCTTAATCACGTTTATCTGCAACAATACCacctggatttgaaattttggaaattgatCGGAAGCTTCTCGTTCATTGGCACTGCAACGGTAATCATCATCGTGTTGCTGATTCTTAGAACATACGGAACGGGACGTTCCTTTCGTAGGGAGGGGGTAGTTATCGACAGGTTGACGGAAGCGCAACACAAATTAGCAGAAACACTGGCTTCCCTAGAAACAGCGACAACATCATCAGCACCATCTTAG